A window of Maioricimonas rarisocia genomic DNA:
CAACGGATCGAGGGAATGTGACTACCGTCTGTCTCGTCAGTCTCTTCGCCAGCGCGTCTCTGGCATTCTCAACGTGTCTTGCCGCAGATGACGATCTGAAGCAGCGGTTTCTCGCGGAAGCGCCGGAAGCATGGAGCCGATACCGTATGCGAGCTGGGCGTATCCACGGGGCCGTTGACCTGACCCCGAATTCTGTACCAGGGGTTATGAGAGTTCCGGTTGGGGGATGTCGGTGTTCTGCTGCAGTGAGGCCGCAGGCCGATTTCTGTATCTCAGCTCAATCATCAGCGAAGCTGTCTAACGCTCAGCTTAGCGAACTGTGACGAACTCTTCGGGACAGTCCGTATCGAAAAGGCCTCCGAAACGAAGCACGCACTCGACGGGCGTTGGTGAAGCCACCGCATCCCGCATTTTCGGGCGAATCAACTCGAAGAGGCCTCTCACGTCCGTGCAGGAGAAATAGATTCGCGCCTCCCGGTCTTGGTACTCTGCGTCGGCAAATAACCACTCGCTTTCGGTAGCTACCTGAGCTTCCTGCTCAGCCGTGCGAAGCAATTCTTCCAGTGCTTCGATTTTGCCGCGGATCCATTCGTGCGGATCCGACGGAGACTCGGAATCTTCAATGCCGAGTCGCAAGACGAGCGTCTGCGTGAAACGACCGCTGTCCCGCAACAGAGCATCCAGGGATTCGTTGCCGATAGCCTTGTAGTTCCCGACCTTTCCCCAGGGCCAAACGCAGCGGAATTCGAAGCCGGCCAAACGATGCACGGCGACACAATCAACAAATGTTTGCGTCACAAAGACCGTCGCGATCTTTTCAGGAATCCGAAAAATACCCAGCGAGCCAATCGCTGATAGCGACGTCTCAAAGCGTTCGATGTGTTGAGCGAAGCGGTGGCCCTGATCGTTGTCGACCCAGTCAACCTGCGACCGCTTCTTATCCAGCACGTCAGCCTTGGTGCGCGTGTTAAACGCGTAGAACTCTCCGGTACTGGCCTGGAGTGGCAAAAGCTCTCCGTTGTCTCGAAGAAGGTCGCCCAGCACATCGACCGCTCGCGAGCTGAATGCTGGCCAGTTGTTTACACAGGGAAAGTCGTTCTCGACTGAAACGTCACCGATCACTTCTCGAGGCTTCCACACGCTCGCAAGCGACGGAGGTGTCCACTGAAGTCCTTTTGTCTTTGCATCGCTCGGCAAGTGGTCGAATAGAATGCTTCGGTTCCCAACGACGGACGCCTTGTCTCTGAACACGAATCCCTGGAACCGGGCGTCGTCAATGATCGGGTGCAACTCGTAGAGCATGGTCCTGCAATGCTGCGGTGTAGAATTGTGAGGCGAACGGGGGGCACGACGCATCCGCGTTATTGAATGCGATAAAGGCTCAAACATCCAAGATCCGTACGCACGGCAAGCTGATCTCCGACAAAATGAACTCCCGATCGTTTGGCGAGATGCTCCAGATGAATCGTGGCGACAACTTGCGTCTTGTTCAGGTCGAACACGAAGACTTGGTCCCATGACGTTACCGCGAACCAGCGTCGATCGGGGTGCAATGCGAAATCCATACCTCCCTCTCTTAGCCGAGGGAGCTCAATCGGCGGCTCGACCAGCGACATCGACGGTACATCAAAGAACAGCGGCCCCCAGGGCACACACTCACCAAGCCCGATCAACAGATCACCCGTTATGTCGAACTCCAGTTTTTCGATCATGTTGAAGTCGGCTTGTATCTCGCCCAATTCCTTGCCGTCATCGATGCGGAAAAATGACAACGCACCAGGCTTCGAGCACACGGCCAAGACGCTCCCGTCCGGGCTGAGCGCCGCGCACAATTGCGGAGCGTGACCGCCGTAACTCTCCGGTTTGCACTCAGTCTTAAACACTTGTTCGTCAGCCTGACCATCCTGAACGACCAAGTTCGGCGGATCGAAGAAGACCAATCGGCTTCCGCCGACAGAAAGGCATGATGCGGGAGCTCCTTTACCATCGGTGATCGCGTCACACTTCTTGGGCGTCTCCGGATGCCAAGACAGAATGCTATGGTCAACGTTCAGCAGCAGACGCCCCAGTTCCTGCGAATACGACATATCCAAAACGAGCGTTTGCTCGGGTAGTTCCGCCACCACTTCCATCTGCCCGGATGGAGCCAACTTCAATACAGAATCTGTTGACTGTTCGAATCGCGTCGTGAATAGCCCGTTATTCGACTGCGTTAATGGAAGTGCTCCGGTGTATCCACCTCCTAAATATGTTCGCAGTAAGGGCGCACCGGGCTGGGCATCGGGATCGCGCAAGACATAACCTGTTTTCAGTTTCTTCCATTCCTCTTTTTCCAAATACTCGAATGCTTGGTCTGTCGATTTAAACTTCTTTGCTCGCTGGCGTGGATTCTCTGGCTTACCAGCTTCAATCGTCGCGTCCAAGCCGGTCAGCGTGGACCGCCAAATCTTGCCAGATCCAGGATCCATCAGCGTTCGGGCTCGACTGGAGTTGGATGGAGTTGGCATGCTCGGGGTGCCCTCGAGTAGGTTCAATCGTGGCGGTAAGGAATTCTGAAGAGCGGACACGGAATTATAGAGAAGGGGCATGACGCATGCAAAAGCCACCGATGGCCTCGCGAACGCCCGGGGCCTCCCGCAGAGTCTGCTGCCTACACCTCCGTCAAAGGCACTTGCCAAGGCATTGGCCAGTTCCCCCACGGTCCTGCTAAGCTACCGAGGATGGACAAACCGACGCATGTTCAGAAAACCGTCTCTTCTCCACTTTTCATGGCTGACCTCTCGTTTCGCTGGAGTTTCTCCCTGCCGCATGCCAGCTTGCGCGCATGAATCCTCTCGCTCAGCACTACGCCCTGTTGCTCGGCCTCGATGATCACTGTCAGGTCGTGCATGTCGACCTGCCAGAGGGCAGCTGAACGTGTTCTCCACACTGCCGGGCACGCGGGCAGGGGCAGCCGGTGTGGCTCGGAGGCCAGCCTTCGGGCATCGCGGCTGGTACCGGCACGTGGACGTTGTCTGATCATTTATAGACTTTATTGTTGATATCCCGTCGACAGCGGTTTATTCTGTTTTGAAATCGATTCAGACGTCGCCTCTCTCAGCGGATGTCCATTCGCGGCGACGGCATCACGGGCCAGATTCGGATGAGGGCCGTCCGATGATCAGTTTTCGCTTCACACCGATCACTGCCGCACTGCCGGGAACGAACCCTTCGGGTGCTGATCGGCACAGTCAGCCTCGCTGCCAGGGGGCAGCTGAACGTCTTCTCCGCACTGCTGGACAAGCCAGCAGTGGCACCCGGCGAGGCGTCTCGCGTTCCGACAACCGCCAGCTAACAGGATAGGTGACGAATATGCAGTCTCGTCTTGCGGCGCTTGTGATCGCTATGTGTGCGATTCTATTTGTGAACACCATTCTCACAACGGACGGACAAGTTCTGGCAGAGTGCGACGAATCGCTTCTCAACATGTGTTGCGCGGCGAACCAAGGCTGCCCGAATATGCAGTCTGACAACGGCCATGCCGTTGAGCGCACTGGCGTCTGCTACTTGCTACATGGAAGGTATTTACAAGTTGTTGAATTCCTAACGGTATCGCTCTGCACCGCAACCGAAGAGGTGGAGGGAGCTGTCGACTGGCAATCCTGTGGCTACGATGAGGAAACGGCACAACCATGTGCGAACATACAGATCTGGCCTTCTCCCGCGTCTGGTTGCGATGATTCGGGTTTCGAGGTTGACGCCCAACTGATGGTGAAGGAGTGTTGCAACAACGACATGGGGCCCGGTTCATCATGCATAATCCAGGTTTGAGGACGACACTGATGCCGCTGTGCTTTCGCGTTGTCGCTCGGGTGCCGAGATTGCGGGCAGGCCGCTCAAATTACGGTCCTATCCGGACGAGGAGGGGCGGAAGAGCGCTCGCCGTGGCCGAGACGGCGCTCATTGCTGGTTGGCTGCTTGCAGCCACCGCACCGCTATATGGATCGCCACGAGGCGACGACACAGCACCGTCTTCGCTCCAGCGAATAGCGCGCGAGGAGTGGATGCGTCGCGTGTCGCAACTGCACCGACTGACTGTTTCCTACACGTACCGGGTCGAACGGTTTCCCAGCGACGACGAGTTGGAGCTCAATCGAGATGGTGCGTCGAAGGGAATCTCGATCCGGATACCCACGGCCCCCGAAGCAGGTTCGGGCACGTTTGCCGTTGACGGCACGCAATGGATGTTCTCGCAACAGCTTTCCGAGGGCTACGCTGAGCTTCCAGGCCAGTTTACTGCGTCCCGACAGGCAGCCGTGTTCTCGAATGGGCGGTTTGAGAGGCTCTACCTTCCGGCAGGAAGATCGCAGGCGCAGGGCACGATCGGCAACACCCCGCAGCTTGCACGCGACAACCTTGTGGACGTGGCATTGGGCCTGCGTCTCTACAACGGCGATGACTGGGCCGATCGCGACACGGTCGCGTCAGCAACGGCCAGCACTGGGAACCGGCCCGGCACAGTTGTGCTTACGTGCACCAGAAGCAACGGGCAACAGCATCAGCTTACGTTTGAGGTGGGAGATGAAGTCGCGCTCAGCGCATATCGCGGGCTTTCGCCTGGCGGGCAGGCGTTTGCTGATGGCAGCTTCGGTGACTTCGTCATGTGTGGCGACGTGCTTCTACCAGCCACGATCCAGTGGACGTTTCTACGTCCGGACGGAACGCCCCGAAAGAAGGTGCTTCTTCAGGCACACTTCAGCGACCACGTTGACTCTCCCTTCCTTATCGAGTGGCCTCAGGGAGCGCTGGTGCTCGATACACGGACAGGAACTCCCATGCAGGTATCGAGCGGATCTCGAACTCTGGACGACAAGACGCTCTCGGAGGCTGCGGCCGAGGCACGAAGGAAGCAAATCCCCACTGCGATGCCTCCGCGTGACAAGCAGGACATCGCTGATCACGCAAACCGCCCCGTTGAACGCTGGCTGATTGTCAACGTTGTCCTCCTGGCTGTGATTGCCCTCGGCCTCATGTTGCGTCGACGGGCGGCACGTCCGTGACCGTGCAAACAACCGGACAGACGTGGAAGATGCAATACGCCGGCGTTCGCCTGCGCGCGGTGCCGGGTGTCGCATACAGCTTTTACGGCCCCGGCACTCGGCTCGGGGCACAACAACTGGTGCATCCAGGCAAGGCCTGTCCGTCCCGAACGGGCCTTTTCCCCTCCGACGCCGACACGGCCAATGGACTATTGAACCACTCTATCGCCCGTGGTAGTGTGACACGACTTTAATGCAGACGTCGCCTCTCTCAGCGGATGTCCATTCGCGGCGACGGCACCACGGGCCGGATTCGGATGAGGGCCGTCCGATGATCAGTCTTCTCGACACCTCGATCGCTGCCGCATTGCCGGCAAGGCACCGACCGGCTGGTGTTCCGCGTGAAGAGCCTCTCTGCCACGGTCCGACGCTACGTGTCTTCCGCACTGCCAGGCAAGCCGGCAGGGGCTTCCGGTGTGGCTCGGAGGGCCAACCTTCGGGCATCGCGGGCGGCGCCGGCACGTGGACTTTTTCTGGGCATTTGCAGACTTTATTGTTGATGTCCCGTCGACAGTGGTTTATCATATTTCACAATTGATGCAGATGTCGCCTCTCTCAGCGGATGTCCATTCGCGGCGACAACATCACGGGCCAGATTCGGATGGGGCCGTCCGATGAATCGCTTTGTGCAACTCCTCGTGTGCATGTCGCTGCTGGCGACAATGGCGAGCTCCCTTCGGGTGTACCCGCACCAGCTTGCATATTTCAGCGAACTGGCCGGCGGCCCGGAGAATGGCTGGCGGCATCTATTGGGGAGCAACTGTGATTGGGGGCAGGATCTATTCTATTTGGAACGCTGGTTGGACGAGCACCCTGAAGCACGCCCACTGAAGGTGGCTTATTCTGGACCGATAGATCCCGCATTCGCGGGTATTGACTTGGACGCTCTGCCTCCACCACGCTGGATAATTCAAGGCGGTGACCAGCGATACCAGTTCAATGATTCCCACGGCCCTGTCTGGTGGTACGCCGTCAGCGTCAATGTTTTGCGCGGCGAAGGCGACACCTATCGCGACCTCCTGCGGATCACACCTGTCGCCACGGCAGGCGTCTCGCTCTACGTCTACCAGATTGCATCTGCGGACCAGCTGGATCCATACCATCCGCCAAGCATGGCGGATGTCGGCTCATGAGACAGGCACGCCTCACATCAGGAGGATGCTCCATGACATGGAAACGCTATTCCTGGCTCTGTGTTCCCTTGGCTGGGATACTCGGCACGCTGGTGCTCGTGGTCGGCGGGGGAACTCTGCTTTATGGGTCGCCTGCGCTATTGCTCGCGCGCCTTCGAGGTGAACAACTTGTTCTTCGTCCGGCGGTACTCAAGCTGGGAGAGTGCGGCCCCGGTGCCGAGCGACATATCCTGCTGCAGTTGACGAACCTGGGAGAACAGCCAGCCGGGATACTTGGCGGAACAACCACTTGTTCATGTGTTGCCACGCAGGGGCTGCCGATCACCGTCCCCGCGGGCGAGACGCGATCAGTGCCCGTCACGGTGCATGTCGGTGGGGAGGCTCCCGAATTCCGTCAGACGATCACGCTATTCACTGACGGCGATCAGCTTGGCACGCTGCAAGCCGAAGTCCGAGCGATGGTGGTGAAGAGGTCTAGAAGCGAGTGAAATGATAGCGACTGGGAAAGGAGGTGATCGAGGCTGAAATCAACGCTTTCGCACGACGTTACGTTCTGAACAACGCCACTAAAGGGGTTGATTCGCGACTCACAACAGAAGGAGACTTGCATGCGACGAATATTAATGTGGGGTTCGTCCGGTTTCGGAACACTCGGAGGCATGCTGCTGACCATCGGTCTCTTATTGGCTCCAGGTCATGTGTTCGCAACTTGCAGCGGCAATTCAGCGTGCGACCAGGATTGCACGCTGAACTCCTCCGGAGGCTGGTCAGGAGGCTGCAAGACCGACGAGAATTGCGATAGCTGCCGGTGCAACAACGACGACGACGCCACCGAGTGTGTCTGCACGTCCTAGCAAGGTCGGCAAACATCGATAACATCCAAACTCTGGGGCGCGAGCTGCGCCCCGGGCCCTGGGATGTCGCACGCCAGGCGGTGGAGATCATCATGCCAATCGATCGAGGAAATGTGACTTCCGTATGCCTCGTCAGTCTCTTCATCAGCGGGTCTCTGACATTCTCGACGTGCCTTGCCGCAGATGACGATTTGAAGCAGCGGTTCCTCTCGGAAGCGCCCGAAGCATGGAGCCAATACCGTGTCCGGGCTGAGCACATCCAGGGAGCCGTCACATTCACGCAGACGAATCGTGGCAGTAGCGAGCGCGCCTTGCGTAGTACTGAACGTCAAATCACAGTTTTTAATCGCAATGCCCTCGTCATCAGCGAGAGAGAAAACCGGAACTCGGAGTATCTCAAAACGGCTGTCGGTGTGAATTCCGACTACGCATTCAGGGTGCAGTTCGACAGCGATGCCCGGCAGTGGGTCCTTACGGATCTGGACCGCGACGTACAGGATGTCGAATTGTCCTCGCTGGCGGAAGGCCCCAAGGAGTTGGCCTTGGGCCTTGTCTGCCGCGGAATGCGAGTTTTTGGCACCTGGCTCCCTGAGATGGTTTCTGAACCGGGGTTCAGAGTGAATCAAGTCCTGACCTTCGAGCAGGGCAGCACGCAATTGGTTCGCGTTGAGTTCGACTACGAGCCTCAACAACACAGGAACAATCCCGTTCGCGGAGGAACAATCCTGCTGGACCCGAGCCGGTATTGGCTGATTCGGGAGGCCAAAGTGCGAGCGTTCTGGATGCCGGGAGAGGAAGGGACCATCACTGTTCAGGTGGAATACGCTGACGACGAGCTGACATCATTCCCCTTGTTGACACGCTATCTGGCTCAAGTCGATGCGCAACTGATTGGGGATCGCGCGAAAGAGGCCGGAACCAGCGAAGTGCATCACGATTGGGTATGGGACTTCGATCTGCGAGAGCTGAATAAGGCGTCGGAGCGGGAATTCACGCTTGCGGCCTTTGGTTTGCCCGAGCCGAGCGATCGCTTGGATGCCGGATCGCAAAGCGGGTCCTGGGGAACGCTCCTGGTGCTGGCGAACCTTTGCTTTCTCGTTGCCATCGGACTCTGGTGGCTCAATCGGCGGAGGTATCCTGGCGAGAACGCCGGATCACCGTAGACATGTTTTACAGTCCGAGGTTTGCGGAACTTCACGAACGACCGCATCCGGATCCTGTGCCGCCGCGGCCGGCTGGCCATGGAGCGGGCCCCCCGCAGTTAAGCAGCCACTTAGTAAGGGAAGCGAACCTTTGACGCGAGCGACGTCCTGCGGCTCCCCAGAACGGTGATGCGCTCAATAGACTATTGAACCACTCTGACGCCCGTGGTAACGTGACATGCCATTGATGCAGACGTCGCCTCTCTCAGCGGATGTCCATTCGCGGCGAC
This region includes:
- a CDS encoding WD40 repeat domain-containing protein; this translates as MDPGSGKIWRSTLTGLDATIEAGKPENPRQRAKKFKSTDQAFEYLEKEEWKKLKTGYVLRDPDAQPGAPLLRTYLGGGYTGALPLTQSNNGLFTTRFEQSTDSVLKLAPSGQMEVVAELPEQTLVLDMSYSQELGRLLLNVDHSILSWHPETPKKCDAITDGKGAPASCLSVGGSRLVFFDPPNLVVQDGQADEQVFKTECKPESYGGHAPQLCAALSPDGSVLAVCSKPGALSFFRIDDGKELGEIQADFNMIEKLEFDITGDLLIGLGECVPWGPLFFDVPSMSLVEPPIELPRLREGGMDFALHPDRRWFAVTSWDQVFVFDLNKTQVVATIHLEHLAKRSGVHFVGDQLAVRTDLGCLSLYRIQ
- a CDS encoding DUF1573 domain-containing protein: MTWKRYSWLCVPLAGILGTLVLVVGGGTLLYGSPALLLARLRGEQLVLRPAVLKLGECGPGAERHILLQLTNLGEQPAGILGGTTTCSCVATQGLPITVPAGETRSVPVTVHVGGEAPEFRQTITLFTDGDQLGTLQAEVRAMVVKRSRSE